CTTTCGCCTGCGTGTATTGGTTTCCTTATTCCTTTACCTCCCCAATTCTCAGCTTGTTGGACcgtccctcctcctcgtcatctcTGTGAGCCAACTAactcgcgtgcgtgtgtgcgtatatAGTTTCCGCTGACGTCGTAATACATCCTTACCTGTgtttcccctctcccctccttccttttctAAACGTTTTGCTTTGTGACTCTGCGCAAGCGTGCAAGCACGGACACCGAGGTCATTGGGATCATCACGCGCAAGaagagagtgtgtgtgtgtgtatgtgtgaggAAGCCATGCAGAGCTGGATCTCccccgcggcgccgcccggAACGCCCAGCCTTTCAGCCGATCCCAGCATCATGGCCGAGTACCTCTTCTTTCCCTTTTACGACTACGTCGTGCAGTTCTACCCACAGTCGTGGGTGCCCAACAAGGTCACCTTGGTTGGTATCTTCTCCACCATCTCCGCGTCCGTTCTACTTCTCAGCTCCATGCCGGCGGGCTTGCAGTTCCAGTCCGGCAGGATGCAACTGCTTCCCGCCTCCCTCGTCGAGGACGCGGCGATGCTGCAAatgccaccgctgtcgccgacACAGATGACACCGATCCTGTCATTCATATCTCCTAACCTCATGCTCATCCTGTGCGGGTCGCTAAACGTACTCTACTGTGTTGCCGACAACACGgacggccgcctcgctcggcgCGACAAGAAGACCAGCGTCATTGGCGAGTATCTTGACCACGGGCTCGACTGTGTTACGTCACTCCTGTCAACGTGCTGCGTCTTCGCGCTGGTCGGGTCACTCTGCAACATGGTCACCTCTGTTTGCCTCATCGCCTTCGTCACGGTGCTCTGCCACACGCTGCACTTCGAGAAGAACATCTTTATATGGGGCAACCGAATCGCCACCGTCGATGAAGCGATGATCCTCTTCGGCGTGAGCATGTGGTTGCCACTCATATGCCCGACGGTGAGCACCGCCACAGTGCCAGGGTGGATCCTCGAGAGCATATTTGGTCCGAACAGCAGTTGGACCGCCTAtctgcgccggctgcgcaTGATCGAGCTCCTCTACGTCTTCTGCAGCGTAGCGCAGACGCATACGATCTTCAGCAtggcgaggcggtgctggagcaTGCTGTGCCGCATCCACGTCATCTTCAGCGTGCTGAACAGTGTCTTGCTAGTGCTGCTGATAGGGGTGCACAGCGAACAcattgccgccgccgcgccagccaCGTCGGTGCCTGGGTACACACTGGGGCCCTTCACGTACCCTGCTCTGTGGATCATTACGACTGCCTGCACCTCGAGCACGATCATCCACATCCCCATCGTggcacgctgcgctcgccTGCCTACCACTgacccgctgccgctggcgggTGTGATGTTGGTGTGGTTCGCCTTTGTTTCCTGTCCAGTTGCCGGAGCCATTCTCGCCGTGGTCCTCCACGTTGGGCAGCTGTTGCTGAACGTGGATTTCATccagcggcacgcgcgtAGAAAAGGTGCGGAGTAAGCACGTCAAGGCTCGTTTGGGTTTGGTTTGGTTTCCTCACTAGAGGCACCCTAGGATACCCAATGTGGATgtcaacggcagcggcactaTCCGCCCCCAGCAGGGCCACGTCGTGGATCACTCGCAACATTGTCTAGATGCTGTTCAAGTCTTTCGACGTTGGTGGCGGTAGTAATTCGGGCACGCGGGCGTCCGTCTTTctgctcctccctccccccccctcctacgcacacacacttggCAGGTCGGGGGTATATGTCAGGTGGCGCGGAGGGGGCACGGATAACATcgctcgcaca
This DNA window, taken from Leishmania major strain Friedlin complete genome, chromosome 18, encodes the following:
- a CDS encoding putative ethanolamine phosphotransferase, with translation MCEEAMQSWISPAAPPGTPSLSADPSIMAEYLFFPFYDYVVQFYPQSWVPNKVTLVGIFSTISASVLLLSSMPAGLQFQSGRMQLLPASLVEDAAMLQMPPLSPTQMTPILSFISPNLMLILCGSLNVLYCVADNTDGRLARRDKKTSVIGEYLDHGLDCVTSLLSTCCVFALVGSLCNMVTSVCLIAFVTVLCHTLHFEKNIFIWGNRIATVDEAMILFGVSMWLPLICPTVSTATVPGWILESIFGPNSSWTAYLRRLRMIELLYVFCSVAQTHTIFSMARRCWSMLCRIHVIFSVLNSVLLVLLIGVHSEHIAAAAPATSVPGYTLGPFTYPALWIITTACTSSTIIHIPIVARCARLPTTDPLPLAGVMLVWFAFVSCPVAGAILAVVLHVGQLLLNVDFIQRHARRKGAE